GAATCGGAGCACCCTCTCGACGCGCTCGTTCGAGTTATATCGAATCATCTTCGTATGCGGGTTGTACTCGATCAAATTAACATCCTCCAGTTTCGGGAGATGGATGTGTTGTACGTCGATGAGAAGGGAGTCAGCGTGAGTTGCAGTGGTCTTCGGAGGAGGGTTCTCGGGAGAGATGTGATCGACGAGGGCATTAATTGTAACCATGGTCTCCTCAGTGTCGATCAACTGGGAGAGGATTGACCGCCGACACGGATCTGCCACTACCCGTAATGCTGTTTCGGTCGAGACTGTTTGGATTTCTTGGGTCATTGACGGGATTCATGGCAAAAATGGAGGGCTCGTGGATTAACCCCCTCGTTTACTCGAAATATCACATTCGCACTGACGCGGGGTCGAGTAGTGACATCGGAACAAACGGGTGATACACGCTTACCCTGTACCGAGCGACTTGATTAGCCCACATTGAGGCCGGGTCGGTGACCGATGCGCGCGTTGTATTCAGCACGACCGCTGGATTTGTAGATTTGTGAACGTACCGCCGAGAAGTCTAGCAAATATGGATAACAGTGATAGAACCATGCTAAAAAGGTGTGTGACAATGCTTAACACACCGCGCCGCTACTAGGGAAGCTAATATGACATTAGCGACGGTTCGGAGATATCATCCCATTCGAAACCCTCCCACGGAGGGGGAGGCGGTCGTGATAGGGGGAAGTATGGCCGGTCTCCTCACAGCCCGGGTCCTTGCGGACAGGTATCGAGAGGTAACCGTAATCGAGCGGGATCCAACCCCGGTCGAACCGCTCGCTCGCCGGGGCGTTCCCAGGACCGACACGTTCATCTGCTGCTCGAGGCGGGGCGTGCAACCCTCGAGGATCTCTTTCCCGGATTCGGTGAAGCGCTCGCCAGG
This genomic stretch from Haloprofundus salilacus harbors:
- a CDS encoding DUF7344 domain-containing protein, whose amino-acid sequence is MTQEIQTVSTETALRVVADPCRRSILSQLIDTEETMVTINALVDHISPENPPPKTTATHADSLLIDVQHIHLPKLEDVNLIEYNPHTKMIRYNSNERVERVLRFVTEELE